Below is a genomic region from Candidatus Neomarinimicrobiota bacterium.
TCCGCACACTTTTCCCAGATGGGATCGATGCGTGGATCATCCACCCGTACCAGTTTCCCGCTTTTATCGCGGTAACCGAGTCCCAGCGATTTGGCAATTTTCAGACCGCGGCAGCCCATTTTTACCGCTTCTTCCAACCGTTCCGCTTCTTTCCGGCCGAAATCGGGATCATCGATATTGCTGAAGTCCGGGCGGAAAAAGAGCAGGAACCGTTCTTCGGAGACAGCGTGTGAGCGCTTTATATGCTCTTTGTAAAAATCATCCTTGGAATTGGCATCCAGACTCACACACTTCCACACCCCTGCCTTATCCATTTCTTCCAGATACTTCTCCGTATTCTCAAGCCGTCCCAGGTGATTGTGGATATCTATCACCGGAAATTTGGGCTTGAGTATTTTTGTTTCTTTTACGATCATCTGGCTTTTAGGCTGCCAGTCGAGAAGCTTCAGATCGTAGGATTGCCCATTCGCCTGCGCTAAAAGGGTAATACAGGCAGTCAGTACCATAGCTGTTTCTAAAAACCTTTTCATGTTCGTGCCTTTCTTTATCATCTGATTCATCAACTGCACCGGAATCTCTATTACACGGATAACCATCCGGCCGGTTTTAACACTCATATTTTAAAATTTCAGCATCCGCTTATTCATAATAGACGGTTACCAGGCTATACACCTCGAATGACGGAATATCAATTTCGATAAAAGGATCCCCGAACCTGAATGAAATTTCTGCGGTATCCGACAGAGGCGATCCCGCCGTCACCCGTTTAACTTTCTTCCCTTCCGGCACCCGAAGCGACACTTTCACATCTTCCGCCGGGGTGACTTCTCCGTCCAGATTTACGTTGTAATTCACCAGATGAACCAACTGCAGATTTTTCCCGGGCTGATCCATAGTTGTAAATTCAACAGTGGAAGGTGCGGACATCTTTCCGGATAAATTCCCCTGCGCCGTCCATTCCACCGCAGCGGGAATGGCCTCAAAAGCGGGTTTTATGCGATCCGGAAATTT
It encodes:
- a CDS encoding amidohydrolase translates to MSVKTGRMVIRVIEIPVQLMNQMIKKGTNMKRFLETAMVLTACITLLAQANGQSYDLKLLDWQPKSQMIVKETKILKPKFPVIDIHNHLGRLENTEKYLEEMDKAGVWKCVSLDANSKDDFYKEHIKRSHAVSEERFLLFFRPDFSNIDDPDFGRKEAERLEEAVKMGCRGLKIAKSLGLGYRDKSGKLVRVDDPRIDPIWEKCAELGIPVMIHVSDPKAFFTPMDKYNERYDELAGHEDWLFTGNDYPTKEEILAQRNRVFARHPNTIFIGAHMGTLPEELHRVSMWLDVYPNFYVDINARISELGRQPYTARRFFIKYQDRVLFGTDTPCNAESYRVYYRFLETDDEYFDPTPAHKQQGRWMIYGVHLPDEVLEKIYNKNALKILSLFKGAE